One segment of Tenrec ecaudatus isolate mTenEca1 chromosome 1, mTenEca1.hap1, whole genome shotgun sequence DNA contains the following:
- the JUND gene encoding transcription factor JunD has protein sequence METPFYSDEALSGLGGGASGTGGGGFASPGRLFPGAPPTTAAAAGSMLKKDALTLSLSEQVAAALKPTVAPPPASLRADGAPGVAPPDGLLASPDLGLLKLASPELERLIIQSNGLVTTTPTSTQFLYPKVAASEEQEFAEGFVKALEDLHKQNQLGAGAAAAAAAAAAAGGPPGAAAASAPPGELAPAAPAPEAPVYANLSSYAGAAGAAGGAATVAFAAEPVPFPPPPPGALGPPPRLAALKDEPQTVPDVPSFGESPPLSPIDMDTQERIKAERKRLRNRIAASKCRKRKLERISRLEEKVKTLKSQNTELASTASLLREQVAQLKQKVLSHVNSGCQLLSQHQVPAY, from the coding sequence ATGGAAACACCCTTCTACAGCGATGAGGCTCTGAGCGGCCTGGGCGGCGGCGCCAGCGGCACCGGCGGGGGTGGCTTCGCGTCCCCGGGCCGACTGTTTCCCGGGGCGCCCCCGACGACGGCGGCAGCGGCCGGCAGTATGCTGAAGAAGGACGCGCTGACACTGAGCCTGAGTGAGCAGGTGGCGGCAGCGCTCAAGCCCACGGTCGCGCCACCCCCGGCCTCTTTGCGCGCCGACGGGGCCCCGGGCGTGGCGCCCCCCGACGGCCTGTTGGCCTCACCGGACCTGGGGCTGCTCAAGCTGGCCTCGCCCGAGCTCGAGCGCCTTATCATCCAGTCCAACGGGCTGGTTACCACCACGCCGACTAGCACGCAGTTCCTCTACCCCAAGGTGGCGGCCAGCGAGGAACAAGAGTTCGCCGAAGGCTTCGTCAAGGCGCTGGAGGACCTGCACAAACAGAACCAGCTGGGCGCCGGCGCCGCGGCTGCTGCTGCCGCGGCTGCCGCCGCCGGAGGGCCCCCGGGGGCAGCCGCGGCCTCGGCACCCCCCGGCGAGCTGGCCCCGGCGGCGCCCGCCCCCGAGGCGCCCGTCTACGCGAACCTGAGCAGCTACGCGGGTGCAGCCGGTGCGGCTGGGGGCGCCGCCACGGTGGCCTTCGCCGCTGAGCCTGTGCCcttcccgccgccgccgccgggtgCGCTGGGGCCGCCGCCGCGCCTGGCCGCGCTCAAGGACGAGCCGCAGACGGTGCCCGACGTGCCAAGTTTCGGCGAGAGCCCGCCGCTGTCGCCCATCGACATGGACACGCAGGAGCGCATCAAGGCGGAACGCAAGCGGCTGCGCAACCGCATCGCTGCCTCCAAGTGCCGCAAGCGCAAGCTGGAGCGTATCTCGCGCCTCGAGGAGAAGGTGAAGACGCTCAAGAGCCAAAACACTGAGCTGGCGTCCACAGCCAGCCTTTTGCGCGAGCAAGTGGCGCAGCTCAAGCAGAAGGTCCTCAGCCACGTCAACAGTGGCTGCCAGCTGCTGTCCCAGCACCAGGTGCCCGCGTACTGA